A part of Candidatus Methylomirabilota bacterium genomic DNA contains:
- a CDS encoding type II secretion system protein has product MLSLNAMLRRRSSVDSCGIGCLSRSQAGYSLAELVITTAMILIISAIAAPSFINYYRSARVRSAADVVKTYLNEGRQLAIRQNAPVCVKSTSTAVQFLQTNCTGTAIAVAGLTSSSSTIRLPDNITLSTSGAIFTNLGAANPGATYTVTDTVSGQQLTVTVAGSGRVTTP; this is encoded by the coding sequence TTGCTGTCTCTCAACGCCATGCTGCGCCGACGATCGTCCGTTGATTCCTGCGGCATCGGCTGCCTGAGCCGGTCTCAGGCTGGCTACTCCCTCGCAGAGCTCGTCATCACGACGGCCATGATCCTGATCATCTCCGCCATCGCGGCGCCATCATTCATCAACTACTACCGCAGCGCCCGCGTGCGGTCCGCGGCGGATGTCGTCAAGACGTATCTCAACGAGGGGCGGCAGTTGGCGATCCGGCAAAACGCTCCGGTCTGCGTGAAATCGACGTCGACGGCGGTTCAGTTCCTGCAGACGAATTGCACTGGGACCGCCATCGCGGTGGCCGGTCTCACCAGCTCCTCGAGCACCATTCGGCTGCCGGACAACATCACCCTTTCGACCTCAGGTGCGATCTTCACGAATCTCGGAGCAGCCAATCCGGGCGCGACCTACACGGTGACCGACACCGTGAGCGGTCAGCAGTTGACGGTGACCGTCGCGGGATCAGGCCGCGTCACGACGCCATAG